The following proteins are co-located in the Patescibacteria group bacterium genome:
- a CDS encoding PEGA domain-containing protein: protein MKAHKALLIGIIATLAVLAGALLLYTFVLSSPKLIIQSSPDNAEITFDNAVIHSHSITTTVGDHLVKLTADGYVTYQKKITLTRAQKLVLPVLMKNIPTPVVLSASVTNSPKLLDKSDVYFVGNLGHTLYRTQTVTGQTAVNVVALTPDSLTDISKVQMRPDGAVALMKKADGVYLYDFARHDLLNQTLTLWGTNIDDFAWSPSSIQAAYTYYGTNGEQTLILSDVQNANLRRVYNLTIDNIDHPTITWSPDGQQIFLKSNSTQTKTNYLYVYDIFAQKMTRLTTEGDVEGAKWSPNGQYVAYVAPGTTSSGGTSNLLWVAKSDGSGVIPLNVELSGVSKIAWVNSSKSIIAVTSSATGQKLVNVTLDGTVTDYQYTKPSGIDFSPDNLITIPNDDRVMFTVGNQLMSISLTTPTYE from the coding sequence ATGAAAGCACATAAAGCCTTATTAATCGGAATTATCGCCACGCTGGCCGTTTTGGCCGGAGCGCTTTTGTTGTACACTTTTGTCTTAAGTTCACCCAAGCTGATCATTCAATCTAGCCCGGACAACGCCGAGATCACTTTTGATAACGCCGTTATTCACAGCCATTCCATCACTACCACGGTTGGCGATCATTTGGTCAAACTAACCGCCGACGGATACGTAACCTATCAGAAAAAAATCACCTTAACCCGCGCTCAAAAGCTGGTGCTACCCGTGCTAATGAAAAACATCCCCACACCGGTAGTGCTTAGCGCGTCGGTCACCAATTCGCCTAAGTTGCTAGATAAAAGCGACGTCTATTTTGTCGGAAATTTGGGGCACACCCTATACCGCACTCAAACCGTCACCGGCCAGACCGCCGTTAACGTAGTAGCGCTTACTCCAGACAGCCTCACCGATATTTCCAAAGTGCAAATGCGCCCGGACGGAGCGGTAGCGCTAATGAAAAAGGCAGACGGGGTGTATTTATATGATTTTGCCCGCCACGATTTACTAAATCAAACTCTCACTTTATGGGGCACCAATATTGATGATTTTGCGTGGTCGCCAAGCTCCATTCAAGCAGCATACACCTATTACGGCACCAATGGCGAGCAAACTTTAATCTTGTCCGATGTCCAAAACGCTAACTTGCGTCGCGTTTACAATTTGACCATCGACAACATCGATCACCCCACTATTACCTGGTCACCGGACGGGCAGCAGATCTTCCTTAAATCAAACAGCACCCAGACCAAAACCAACTATTTGTATGTTTACGATATTTTTGCCCAAAAAATGACCCGTCTAACCACCGAGGGCGATGTTGAAGGGGCAAAATGGAGTCCAAACGGCCAGTACGTCGCTTACGTTGCTCCGGGCACTACTTCCAGCGGGGGAACATCTAACTTGCTGTGGGTGGCCAAATCTGACGGCAGTGGTGTTATACCATTGAACGTAGAACTATCCGGCGTATCCAAAATTGCCTGGGTGAATAGTAGCAAATCGATCATTGCCGTTACTTCAAGCGCAACCGGACAAAAACTGGTCAATGTGACGCTTGACGGCACGGTTACAGATTATCAATACACTAAGCCAAGCGGAATTGATTTTTCTCCCGACAATTTGATTACTATTCCAAACGACGATCGGGTGATGTTTACTGTTGGCAATCAATTAATGTCGATTAGCTTAACCACCCCAACCTACGAGTAA
- a CDS encoding DUF87 domain-containing protein: MTDTPNPIKLDKQAVAAQNNAQQVFTEGMASVLDIIAPSVFVVSPNDIQLGEQFVKTLFTYTYPRYLETNWLANIIDYDIPMDISMFIYPLDTKDVMTDLKKELGQLSSSVTIKQEKGMVRDPELETAVGDIEELRDVLQKGESRLFHYALYFTIYAKSREDLKTITRQLESVLGGMLIYTKQALYQMEQGFNASLPLHNDQLNITRNLDTGSLSTTFPFTTATLTSNEGILYGVNRHNNSLILFDRFKLENANSVVFAKAGAGKSYVVKLEVLRSLMLGTDIIIVDPENEYKALCDAVGGSYLEVSLNSEKRINPFDLPHADNDQTGDDVLRSTITDLHGLISLMTGGLTPEEDSILDKALYETYAIKDITVDPKTQTNEPPVMSDLVSVLANLSGTDSLTKRLSKYTEGTYAGLFNQPTNFALGEGFVVFSIRDLEEQLRPVAMYVILNYIWTQIRLNFKKRIMVVDEAWTMMQYEDSARFLYGLAKRSRKYFLGLTIISQDVEDFLQGQYGKAVVSNSSLQILLKQSTSSIEKISQIFGLTDGEKMLLLESDIGEGLFFAGQEHVAIKIIASYNEHQIITTNPQEIMDQQKVQE; the protein is encoded by the coding sequence ATGACCGACACGCCAAACCCAATTAAACTAGACAAGCAAGCAGTTGCGGCTCAAAACAATGCCCAGCAAGTCTTTACCGAGGGCATGGCGAGCGTGCTAGATATTATTGCGCCGTCGGTTTTTGTAGTGTCGCCAAACGATATTCAACTGGGCGAACAGTTTGTCAAAACCCTGTTCACCTACACTTACCCGCGTTATTTGGAGACTAACTGGCTGGCTAACATCATTGACTACGATATCCCAATGGACATTTCGATGTTCATTTATCCGCTTGATACCAAAGATGTAATGACCGATCTTAAAAAAGAGTTGGGGCAACTTTCATCGTCCGTCACCATCAAACAGGAAAAAGGGATGGTGCGAGATCCCGAATTAGAAACAGCGGTGGGTGATATCGAAGAGTTGCGCGATGTGTTACAAAAAGGCGAATCTCGCCTATTTCACTACGCGTTATATTTCACTATTTACGCTAAATCACGCGAAGATTTGAAAACCATCACCAGACAGCTGGAATCGGTGCTTGGCGGAATGTTAATTTACACCAAACAGGCGCTTTATCAGATGGAGCAGGGTTTTAACGCCTCACTGCCCTTGCACAACGATCAACTAAACATCACCCGCAACCTAGACACCGGTTCGCTTTCCACCACCTTCCCCTTTACCACCGCCACACTGACCAGCAACGAAGGCATTTTGTATGGCGTTAACCGTCACAATAATTCGTTAATTTTATTTGATCGGTTTAAGTTGGAAAACGCCAACTCGGTGGTCTTTGCCAAGGCGGGCGCCGGAAAATCATACGTGGTCAAGTTAGAGGTGCTGCGCAGCCTAATGCTAGGCACCGACATCATTATTGTTGATCCGGAAAACGAGTACAAAGCACTGTGTGATGCAGTAGGAGGCAGTTATCTTGAGGTTAGCCTGAATTCCGAAAAACGCATTAACCCGTTTGATTTACCGCACGCCGACAACGATCAAACCGGTGACGATGTTTTACGTTCGACTATCACCGATTTACACGGTCTAATTTCACTGATGACTGGCGGCTTAACTCCCGAGGAAGATTCGATTTTGGACAAAGCGCTGTATGAAACCTACGCCATCAAAGATATTACCGTTGATCCAAAAACTCAAACTAACGAGCCGCCGGTAATGTCCGATTTAGTCTCGGTGCTGGCCAACCTTTCGGGCACAGATTCGCTAACCAAGCGCCTCTCCAAATATACTGAGGGCACCTATGCCGGCCTGTTTAATCAACCAACCAACTTTGCTTTGGGTGAGGGCTTTGTGGTGTTTTCCATTCGCGATTTGGAAGAGCAGTTACGACCGGTAGCAATGTATGTGATTTTGAACTACATTTGGACTCAAATTAGACTTAACTTTAAGAAGCGTATTATGGTGGTGGATGAAGCGTGGACCATGATGCAATACGAAGATTCGGCGCGATTTTTGTACGGATTAGCCAAGCGATCGCGTAAATATTTCTTAGGATTAACCATTATCAGCCAAGACGTTGAGGATTTTTTGCAAGGGCAATATGGTAAGGCGGTGGTTTCCAACTCGTCATTACAGATTTTGCTCAAACAATCCACCTCATCAATCGAAAAAATCAGTCAAATATTTGGCTTAACCGACGGTGAGAAAATGCTGCTATTAGAATCAGACATTGGTGAAGGGCTGTTCTTTGCCGGTCAAGAACACGTGGCCATTAAGATTATCGCCAGTTATAACGAGCACCAAATTATCACCACCAACCCACAAGAAATTATGGATCAACAGAAAGTACAAGAATAA
- a CDS encoding TraC family protein: MAEKTAKPASTQSHLPLVGVENGVVIMHDGSYRAIISVGSTNFMLKSEQEQNALIMAYQNFLNSLNYSIQIVMQSRSLDLEPYLKQLESTTVGQKNELIKTQTTDYVAYVRELITVANIMDKKFFVVISYSPVVQDSKSLFAGLFKSKAPSYLKISESQFNIHREELMQRANVVASGLASFGLKTTVLDSDGIIRSLYNTYNFDIAASERVEQPTELTENIISTENKTT, from the coding sequence ATGGCAGAAAAAACTGCCAAACCGGCCAGCACCCAGTCTCACCTTCCTCTGGTTGGAGTTGAAAACGGGGTAGTAATTATGCACGATGGATCTTATCGTGCCATAATTTCTGTTGGCTCAACCAACTTTATGTTGAAATCTGAGCAAGAACAAAACGCCCTCATAATGGCCTATCAAAACTTTTTGAACTCTCTTAATTACTCAATTCAGATTGTAATGCAATCACGTTCGTTAGATTTGGAGCCGTACTTAAAACAGCTTGAATCTACTACCGTGGGGCAGAAAAATGAGCTGATTAAAACTCAGACTACCGATTACGTCGCCTATGTGCGCGAGCTAATTACGGTGGCTAACATTATGGATAAAAAATTTTTTGTGGTGATTTCGTATTCGCCGGTGGTGCAGGACAGCAAATCACTTTTTGCCGGATTGTTTAAGAGCAAAGCGCCATCTTACTTAAAAATTAGCGAATCACAATTTAACATTCATCGCGAAGAGTTGATGCAGCGAGCCAACGTGGTTGCCAGCGGCTTGGCATCTTTTGGATTGAAGACTACTGTTTTAGACTCCGATGGTATCATTCGATCGCTTTATAACACTTATAACTTTGACATTGCCGCATCTGAGCGTGTTGAGCAACCAACCGAGTTAACCGAAAATATAATATCAACTGAAAACAAGACAACATGA
- a CDS encoding valine--tRNA ligase, with protein sequence MSEIPKSYIAANHESDTYDLWLAKNSFAPAKDGESFSILMPPPNANESLHVGHALMVTIEDVMVRYARMNSMSVEWVPGTDHAGFETQVVYERKLQKEDKSRFDFTGDELRGQIHHYVKEQQQTIISQIKQLGASCDWNKLYFTLDQNIVDTAYSTFQKMHHDNLLYRAKRLVNYCTKHGTSFSDLEVEYEERPGTLTYIKYPFVDKKLGHVVVATTRPETMLGDVAVAVAPTSPLAKHAGQMVELPLVQRQIPIVIDKSVVKDFGSGNVKVTPAHSHIDAEIGATHGLDSIEVIDFRGKMCGDIPQNLIGKKTNEARTLIIDELKKLGLIEKEETIVHRVGVCYKCKTPIEILPKEQWWVKTDHLARRAIEALRKNEITITPKETKTQLTRWLEHITDWNISRQIVWGIPIPAWFKDGEEPKIQIDSPGDGWVKDTDTFDTWFSSTQLPFAALHYPKGDQAARFFPTSVMETGGDILFFWVARMIMMSLYVTGKIPFKHIYLHGLVLDAKGKKMSKSKGNVVDPLVLMDKYGTDALRWAVIHGTSAGQSFNMTEDRVVGGRNFANKIWNAARFVMQSTPTVKSCDVKQSQNKEILHRLDKTVKLVTKSFNQHQYALATDVIHDFFWHQFCDVYLEESKLLMADEKYADETKFALLTTLTTSLKLIHPFMPFVTEAIWQELSKQKLVTEPMLISAKWPE encoded by the coding sequence ATGAGCGAAATCCCAAAATCATACATCGCCGCAAATCACGAATCAGACACTTACGATTTGTGGTTGGCTAAAAACAGTTTTGCACCCGCCAAAGATGGCGAGTCATTTTCGATATTAATGCCACCGCCAAACGCTAACGAAAGCCTGCACGTTGGCCATGCTTTAATGGTAACCATCGAAGACGTGATGGTGCGTTACGCCCGCATGAACTCAATGAGCGTTGAATGGGTTCCGGGCACAGACCATGCTGGCTTCGAAACCCAAGTGGTTTATGAACGCAAATTGCAGAAAGAAGATAAAAGTCGGTTTGATTTTACCGGCGATGAGCTACGCGGCCAAATACATCACTACGTTAAAGAACAACAGCAAACGATCATTTCGCAAATCAAACAGCTGGGGGCATCTTGTGATTGGAACAAACTTTACTTTACGCTTGATCAAAATATCGTTGACACCGCCTATTCCACTTTTCAAAAAATGCATCACGATAACCTACTCTACCGCGCCAAACGATTGGTTAACTACTGCACCAAACACGGCACCAGTTTTTCCGACCTAGAGGTAGAGTACGAAGAGCGCCCGGGCACCCTAACCTACATCAAATACCCGTTTGTCGATAAAAAACTTGGCCACGTGGTGGTAGCCACTACCAGACCAGAGACCATGTTGGGTGATGTAGCGGTAGCGGTAGCGCCAACCAGCCCACTAGCCAAACACGCCGGCCAAATGGTCGAGCTGCCGCTAGTTCAGCGACAAATTCCAATTGTGATTGATAAAAGCGTAGTCAAAGACTTTGGCTCGGGCAACGTTAAAGTTACCCCCGCCCACAGCCACATCGACGCTGAAATCGGAGCAACACACGGGCTAGACTCAATTGAAGTAATCGATTTTCGCGGCAAAATGTGTGGAGATATTCCACAAAACTTGATCGGCAAGAAAACAAACGAAGCCCGCACGCTAATTATCGACGAACTGAAAAAGCTCGGATTGATCGAAAAAGAAGAAACAATCGTGCACCGCGTTGGTGTTTGCTACAAATGCAAAACTCCAATCGAAATCTTGCCCAAAGAACAGTGGTGGGTTAAAACCGACCATTTGGCTCGCCGCGCTATCGAGGCTTTACGCAAAAACGAAATCACCATCACCCCCAAAGAGACCAAAACGCAACTAACGCGCTGGCTTGAGCATATTACCGACTGGAATATCTCTAGGCAAATTGTGTGGGGCATTCCGATTCCGGCGTGGTTTAAGGATGGCGAAGAGCCCAAAATTCAGATCGATTCGCCGGGAGACGGGTGGGTAAAAGACACTGACACCTTTGACACCTGGTTTTCGTCTACGCAGCTGCCGTTTGCCGCGCTGCATTATCCCAAAGGCGATCAAGCCGCGCGCTTTTTCCCCACCAGCGTAATGGAAACCGGTGGCGACATTTTGTTTTTCTGGGTAGCGCGCATGATTATGATGTCGCTTTATGTTACCGGCAAAATTCCGTTCAAGCACATCTACCTGCACGGGCTAGTGCTAGACGCCAAAGGCAAGAAAATGAGCAAATCCAAAGGCAACGTGGTTGATCCGCTGGTGTTGATGGATAAATACGGCACCGATGCGTTGCGCTGGGCGGTAATTCACGGGACATCAGCCGGCCAAAGTTTTAATATGACCGAAGACCGAGTGGTGGGTGGACGAAACTTTGCCAACAAGATTTGGAATGCCGCTAGATTTGTGATGCAATCTACCCCAACAGTTAAATCGTGCGATGTTAAACAATCACAAAATAAAGAAATTCTGCACCGATTAGATAAAACGGTTAAGTTAGTGACCAAATCATTCAACCAACACCAATACGCGCTAGCCACCGATGTCATACACGACTTTTTCTGGCATCAGTTTTGCGATGTCTATCTTGAGGAATCAAAACTGCTAATGGCAGATGAAAAATACGCCGACGAGACCAAATTCGCGTTATTGACCACGCTAACCACGTCATTAAAACTAATTCATCCGTTTATGCCGTTTGTGACCGAAGCAATCTGGCAAGAACTGAGTAAGCAAAAATTGGTCACCGAACCAATGCTTATATCGGCCAAGTGGCCAGAATAA
- the tsaD gene encoding tRNA (adenosine(37)-N6)-threonylcarbamoyltransferase complex transferase subunit TsaD, producing the protein MSDKIRTILAIESSCDETAAAVIRNGTEVLSSVVSSQIPLHARFGGVVPEVAARAHVEQILPVIEQAILEAFGDGDVRDLIKQHVDAIAVTTHPGLIGSLLVGVNSAKALAFALNKPLIPVNHLFGHIFSPYLSKNTEILYPTVSLVVSGGHTALYLTSAEEIKMISQTRDDAAGEAFDKAAALLNLPYPGGPSISIAATKGDYTKYRLPRGLSQKSELDFSFSGLKTALADLMKKLEKSGVDLGKEQSNLAASFQDSVVDSLVTKTIFAASKYQAKRIALCGGVAANSELRNRHQQKANEINLELVMPEMQFCTDNAAMIGAAAYRLSLAETRFNWYNVDVERNK; encoded by the coding sequence ATGTCAGATAAAATTCGTACTATTTTAGCCATAGAATCTAGCTGTGACGAGACGGCGGCTGCGGTGATCAGAAACGGCACCGAGGTGCTGTCTAGTGTGGTATCCAGCCAAATTCCACTGCACGCACGATTTGGCGGGGTCGTGCCCGAAGTTGCAGCCCGCGCCCACGTTGAGCAAATTTTACCTGTGATTGAGCAGGCAATTTTGGAAGCGTTTGGTGATGGCGATGTTCGAGACTTAATCAAACAGCACGTCGACGCTATTGCCGTTACCACTCACCCCGGCTTGATCGGATCACTTTTAGTTGGCGTCAACAGCGCCAAAGCCCTCGCTTTTGCCCTAAATAAGCCGCTTATTCCGGTTAATCACCTTTTTGGCCACATCTTTAGCCCTTATTTGAGTAAAAACACCGAAATCCTATACCCAACCGTATCTCTGGTTGTTTCTGGTGGACACACCGCATTGTATTTAACATCCGCTGAAGAGATTAAAATGATTTCGCAAACGCGTGATGATGCTGCCGGCGAAGCCTTTGATAAAGCAGCTGCGTTGCTAAACCTACCCTATCCGGGCGGCCCATCGATAAGCATTGCCGCCACTAAAGGCGACTATACCAAATATCGCCTACCGCGTGGGCTATCGCAAAAATCTGAGCTCGACTTCTCTTTCTCTGGTTTGAAAACAGCATTGGCCGACCTAATGAAAAAGCTCGAAAAATCCGGAGTCGATTTGGGAAAAGAGCAATCAAACCTGGCCGCTAGTTTTCAAGATAGCGTGGTTGACAGTTTAGTAACCAAGACTATTTTTGCTGCGTCCAAATACCAAGCCAAACGGATTGCCCTGTGTGGCGGTGTGGCTGCCAATTCCGAGCTCAGAAACAGGCATCAGCAAAAAGCAAACGAGATCAACCTTGAGCTGGTTATGCCCGAAATGCAATTTTGCACCGACAATGCCGCCATGATTGGCGCGGCGGCGTATCGCCTATCACTCGCTGAAACACGCTTTAACTGGTATAATGTAGATGTTGAAAGAAATAAATGA
- a CDS encoding peptidoglycan bridge formation glycyltransferase FemA/FemB family protein has product MQTSYMQTKWWGDFKAANGWQAHHALDLSVLENAPRLNKSFLYIPEISISDDHLPAMAAKASSALNHFKKSNTVFGRAEFLVPYSDEAAAVLRQGGFIKAKDEVQPEHRQEIDITPLVQDILAQMKPKGRYNIGVAQKHGVEVVATNQPDDIVAFIKLNEQTTKRKKISGRGGKYLRDLIQLLETNGAGGLWVAKYQGDVLAGAIVALWQGKASYLYGASSDQNRNVMAPYLLHFTIISDAKKFGCSVYDMIGVAPENASPKHPWHGISRFKREFGGQTVHYLGSFDKVYNPVWYKLYQLGRKK; this is encoded by the coding sequence ATGCAAACAAGTTATATGCAAACAAAGTGGTGGGGGGATTTTAAGGCTGCCAACGGCTGGCAAGCGCATCATGCTTTAGATTTATCTGTGCTCGAAAACGCGCCACGCTTAAATAAATCTTTCTTATATATACCCGAAATCTCGATTAGTGATGACCATCTGCCCGCAATGGCAGCTAAGGCATCAAGCGCTCTAAATCATTTTAAAAAATCAAACACCGTATTCGGCCGTGCTGAATTTTTGGTGCCGTACTCCGATGAAGCTGCTGCAGTTTTGCGTCAGGGCGGATTTATTAAAGCCAAGGACGAGGTGCAGCCGGAACATCGCCAAGAAATCGACATTACGCCGTTGGTGCAGGATATTTTGGCACAGATGAAGCCAAAAGGGCGATACAACATTGGGGTGGCTCAGAAGCACGGTGTTGAGGTCGTCGCCACTAATCAGCCCGATGATATCGTCGCGTTTATTAAACTAAACGAACAGACCACTAAGCGCAAAAAGATCAGTGGTCGCGGCGGAAAATATTTACGCGATCTAATCCAGCTGTTAGAAACGAACGGTGCCGGTGGGCTGTGGGTAGCAAAATATCAGGGTGATGTGCTTGCTGGCGCTATCGTCGCGCTGTGGCAAGGAAAGGCAAGTTATCTGTATGGCGCCTCATCAGACCAAAATCGAAACGTGATGGCACCCTATCTGTTGCACTTTACTATCATCTCAGACGCCAAAAAGTTTGGGTGCTCGGTATATGATATGATCGGCGTCGCGCCGGAAAATGCATCACCAAAACACCCGTGGCACGGTATATCGCGGTTTAAGCGCGAGTTTGGCGGCCAGACGGTGCACTATTTGGGTAGTTTTGATAAGGTTTATAACCCGGTTTGGTATAAGTTGTACCAGCTTGGGAGAAAAAAATGA
- a CDS encoding UDP-N-acetylmuramoyl-L-alanyl-D-glutamate--2,6-diaminopimelate ligase, translating to MKNTIKKIIGRGPLKAYHSVRSEIVSRQFGRPAKQMQVIGITGTNGKTTTANLISSIFETAGYRVALLTTIQFRINGEEVVNGQKMTAPSPRILNQFLAKARDAGCNLFIVEATSHALDQHRFAGIKFDCGVLTNITHDHLDYHGTFDRYVAAKRQLFNDLRLSVVNLDDPNGAEFNDLPADLHIPYSRDVTKQHALALSEVTAQDGYSTLTFNLPNSNSQLQVNTRLVGQFNWQNIMAAVAVALGFGIPTHIIQNGIAKMTAVPGRMQKVECGQPFTVIIDYAHTPDALEKMYDALKPVQNDGAILSVLGACGERDVTKRPILGQIAGREAKYVVITNEDPYSEDPQSIIDSVASGIEKDNPRQSEGVTYWRTLDRRAAIRHAFSLAKPNDVVTITGKGAETAMAVKGEFVPWSDKEVVIEELVRAGYGNR from the coding sequence ATGAAAAATACGATTAAAAAAATAATTGGTCGAGGACCTCTCAAAGCGTATCACTCTGTTCGCTCTGAGATAGTTTCACGTCAGTTCGGTCGGCCAGCAAAGCAGATGCAGGTAATTGGCATTACTGGCACGAACGGCAAAACCACCACCGCCAATTTAATTTCCTCAATTTTCGAGACGGCCGGTTATCGAGTCGCTTTGTTGACCACTATTCAGTTTAGGATTAACGGCGAAGAGGTGGTTAACGGACAGAAGATGACCGCGCCTTCTCCTCGCATACTAAATCAATTTTTAGCCAAAGCGCGCGATGCAGGGTGCAACTTATTTATCGTTGAGGCAACATCACACGCTCTAGACCAGCATCGATTTGCCGGCATTAAGTTTGATTGTGGGGTGCTAACCAATATCACGCACGATCATTTGGATTATCACGGCACGTTTGATAGATACGTTGCGGCGAAGCGCCAGCTGTTTAACGATTTAAGATTGTCGGTGGTCAATTTAGATGATCCAAATGGTGCGGAGTTTAACGATTTGCCGGCAGATTTGCACATTCCGTATAGTCGTGACGTGACAAAACAACACGCTCTGGCTTTGTCCGAAGTTACAGCACAAGACGGATACTCAACCCTAACATTTAATCTGCCTAATTCAAACAGCCAGTTACAAGTGAACACTAGGCTGGTTGGGCAGTTTAATTGGCAGAATATTATGGCCGCGGTGGCGGTGGCGCTTGGCTTCGGTATTCCTACTCATATTATTCAAAACGGTATTGCTAAAATGACGGCAGTGCCCGGGCGAATGCAGAAAGTAGAGTGTGGTCAGCCATTTACGGTCATTATTGACTACGCTCATACGCCAGACGCGTTAGAGAAAATGTACGATGCATTGAAACCGGTGCAAAATGATGGGGCGATACTATCGGTTTTGGGTGCGTGCGGTGAGCGAGACGTAACAAAACGCCCAATTTTGGGTCAAATTGCCGGGCGAGAGGCGAAATATGTGGTGATTACTAATGAAGATCCGTATTCGGAAGATCCGCAATCAATCATCGATAGCGTAGCTAGTGGAATTGAAAAGGATAATCCGCGACAAAGTGAGGGCGTAACGTACTGGCGTACTTTGGACCGTCGCGCCGCTATTCGCCATGCATTTTCGTTAGCAAAACCAAACGACGTTGTAACCATCACCGGAAAGGGTGCCGAAACCGCAATGGCGGTTAAGGGTGAGTTTGTGCCTTGGTCTGATAAAGAAGTGGTGATTGAAGAATTGGTTCGCGCCGGGTATGGGAACAGGTAA
- a CDS encoding helix-turn-helix domain-containing protein, whose amino-acid sequence MRSMVEHLVHAGLTSLQARVYVSALELGEAGATELAAKSGIKRVTVYTALNDLLEMNLITSDDFEAVRVYKPTPLENLDQHFMMRAKEAIQSYRLIQSLLPDLKQITKATFTDPTTTLIEGSVAVKQYIESVLPKELLHSAYINDQAHYELVKPLAKKAIDSEFRPKVIVPNSVNADLIVYLDHRVVPNKKVQFPATTLIFQHRVGTFLSENGMIQLYLQNDDRIAAQYQAIFDLEWRILSGEHLILPTAE is encoded by the coding sequence ATGAGAAGTATGGTTGAACATTTAGTACACGCCGGACTAACGTCTTTGCAGGCACGAGTTTATGTTAGTGCGCTTGAGCTTGGTGAGGCTGGTGCAACCGAATTGGCAGCAAAATCGGGTATTAAGCGTGTTACCGTTTACACCGCACTGAACGATTTGCTTGAAATGAACTTAATTACCTCTGACGATTTCGAAGCGGTGCGAGTATATAAACCAACTCCTCTTGAGAATCTGGATCAACATTTTATGATGCGAGCCAAAGAAGCAATTCAATCTTATCGTTTAATTCAAAGCTTGTTACCGGATCTAAAACAGATCACCAAAGCTACGTTTACCGATCCAACTACCACTTTAATCGAAGGGTCGGTGGCCGTTAAGCAGTATATTGAGAGCGTTTTGCCCAAGGAGCTTTTGCATTCTGCTTACATTAACGATCAAGCGCACTACGAATTGGTCAAGCCTCTGGCTAAAAAGGCCATCGATTCCGAGTTTCGTCCCAAGGTAATTGTGCCTAACTCGGTTAATGCCGATTTAATTGTTTATTTGGATCATCGTGTAGTACCGAATAAAAAAGTCCAATTTCCGGCCACTACTTTGATTTTTCAACATCGCGTGGGCACTTTCCTAAGCGAAAATGGGATGATTCAGCTTTATTTGCAAAACGATGACCGCATTGCCGCTCAATACCAAGCTATTTTCGATCTTGAATGGCGGATTCTCTCCGGGGAACATTTAATTCTGCCTACGGCAGAATAG